A segment of the Tissierellales bacterium genome:
GGATTTTTATATACATATTCAATACTTTTCTGATGAGCCAATAGTAATTTCTTAGCTAATTCTGGATGTTCTTCTACAAAGTTTTTGTTTAAGGAAAATGCACAACAAATTCCCATCCTTTCATCCATTTCCATATATGTAGCCATAATTTTCCCTGTTCCCTCATGTACTGCCATAGAACCCCAAGGATCACAAGCCGTGAAAGCTTTAATCTGCCCTGTACTTAAAGCTGCATATTTATCTGCATCTGAACCTATATTAACTAGATCATAATCAGATTCTTCAGTAGATAAATTTAATATTTTTGAATAGCCTGCTAACCAAGATTCATTAGTAGATGGGTCACCAATAGCCACTTTTTCCCCATATATATCTTCTGGTTTCTCTACATCATTTGATGCCACTAGATACATTGATCCACCTATATGATTATTAGCTCCTATCATTATTGGAGAACCTTGTCCATTAGCTCCAATTAACCCTCTATTACCTATATAACCAGCATCCATTTGCCCTGCTGCCATAGCTTCAGGCACTTTCCCATTTCCTGTGATTACTACATTTAGTCCC
Coding sequences within it:
- the saoX gene encoding ABC transporter substrate-binding subunit SaoX; its protein translation is MKKKALLFILIGIIVSTFLIGCQSKSVDKTGKVDGTGDYEINLGYYNCDHMVGACVGEATGIYEELGLNVVITGNGKVPEAMAAGQMDAGYIGNRGLIGANGQGSPIMIGANNHIGGSMYLVASNDVEKPEDIYGEKVAIGDPSTNESWLAGYSKILNLSTEESDYDLVNIGSDADKYAALSTGQIKAFTACDPWGSMAVHEGTGKIMATYMEMDERMGICCAFSLNKNFVEEHPELAKKLLLAHQKSIEYVYKNPYNAAKIFAEYYKVPEEVAIMTIYKKCVEEGRTLTWKIEEENFKHAYDVYKRYDLIEKLPEFEDLIAYDIYEAADLRDFNEFIKEEVDPEFPVGMSYEDFKKKAMEINE